Proteins encoded together in one Streptomyces umbrinus window:
- a CDS encoding ABC transporter permease — protein sequence MSTTTTTTRTGTTTLPRQSAISYSRTTATAARVLRQLRHDPRSIALMILIPCVMLLLLRYVFDGSPRTFDSIGASLLGIFPLITMFLVTSIATLRERTSGTLERLLAMPLGKADLIIGYALAFGALAVIQSALATGLAVWALGLDVTGSTWLLLLVALLDALLGTALGLFVSAFASSEFQAVQFMPAVIFPQLLLCGLFTPRPDMHPVLEGISNVLPMSYAVDGMNEVLKHTDVTANFIRDALIVAACALLVLSLGAATLRRRTA from the coding sequence ATGAGCACCACGACCACCACCACCCGTACGGGCACGACCACGCTCCCGAGGCAGAGCGCGATCAGCTACTCCCGCACCACCGCCACCGCGGCCCGGGTCCTGCGCCAGCTCCGCCACGACCCGCGCTCGATCGCGCTGATGATCCTGATCCCCTGCGTGATGCTCCTGCTGCTCCGCTACGTCTTCGACGGCAGCCCGCGCACCTTCGACTCCATCGGCGCCTCACTGCTCGGCATCTTCCCCCTCATCACGATGTTCCTGGTGACCTCCATCGCCACCCTCCGCGAACGCACCTCCGGCACGCTGGAACGCCTGCTGGCCATGCCCCTCGGCAAGGCCGACCTGATCATCGGCTACGCCCTCGCCTTCGGCGCGCTCGCCGTCATCCAGTCCGCCCTCGCCACCGGTCTCGCCGTCTGGGCCCTCGGACTCGACGTCACAGGCTCGACCTGGCTACTCCTTCTGGTGGCTCTTCTCGACGCCCTGCTCGGCACGGCCCTCGGCCTGTTCGTCTCGGCCTTCGCGTCCTCGGAGTTCCAGGCCGTCCAGTTCATGCCGGCCGTGATCTTCCCCCAGCTCCTCCTCTGCGGCCTGTTCACCCCGCGCCCCGACATGCACCCCGTACTCGAAGGCATCTCCAACGTCCTCCCCATGTCCTACGCCGTCGACGGCATGAACGAAGTCCTCAAGCACACCGACGTCACCGCCAACTTCATCCGCGACGCCCTGATCGTCGCGGCCTGCGCCCTCCTCGTCCTGAGCCTCGGCGCGGCAACCCTCCGCCGCCGCACCGCGTGA
- the proC gene encoding pyrroline-5-carboxylate reductase, giving the protein MTQKVAVLGTGKIGEALLSGMIRAGWAPADLLVTARRPERAKELQERHGVTPVTNAEAAKSADTLILTVKPQDMGTLLDELAPHVPADRLVISGAAGIPTSFFEERLAQNTPVVRVMTNTPALVDEAMSVISAGSHATAEHLAHAEEIFGAVGKTLRVPESQQDACTALSGSGPAYFFYLVEAMTDAGILLGLPRDKAHDLIVQSAIGAAVMLRDSGEHPVKLRENVTSPAGTTINAIRELENHGVRAALIAALEAARDRSRELASGNS; this is encoded by the coding sequence ATGACCCAGAAAGTCGCAGTGCTCGGCACCGGCAAGATCGGCGAGGCCCTGCTCAGCGGAATGATCCGAGCCGGCTGGGCCCCCGCCGACCTCCTGGTCACGGCCCGCCGCCCCGAACGCGCCAAGGAACTCCAGGAGCGCCACGGCGTCACTCCGGTCACCAACGCCGAGGCGGCCAAGAGCGCCGACACCCTGATCCTCACGGTCAAGCCCCAGGACATGGGCACCCTCCTCGACGAACTCGCTCCGCACGTCCCCGCCGACCGCCTGGTCATCAGCGGCGCCGCGGGCATCCCCACCTCCTTCTTCGAGGAGCGCCTCGCCCAGAACACCCCCGTCGTCCGTGTCATGACGAACACCCCCGCCCTCGTCGACGAGGCCATGTCCGTCATCTCCGCCGGCAGCCACGCCACCGCCGAGCACCTCGCCCACGCCGAGGAGATCTTCGGCGCGGTCGGCAAGACCCTCCGCGTCCCCGAGTCCCAGCAGGACGCCTGCACCGCCCTCTCCGGCTCGGGCCCGGCGTACTTCTTCTACCTCGTCGAGGCCATGACCGACGCCGGCATCCTGCTCGGCCTGCCCCGCGACAAGGCGCACGACCTCATCGTCCAGTCCGCGATCGGCGCCGCCGTGATGCTCCGCGACAGCGGCGAGCACCCCGTGAAGCTCCGCGAGAACGTCACGTCTCCCGCGGGCACCACGATCAACGCCATCCGCGAACTCGAGAACCACGGCGTACGAGCAGCCCTCATCGCCGCCCTGGAAGCAGCCCGCGACCGCAGCCGCGAGCTGGCCTCCGGCAACAGCTAG
- the trpS gene encoding tryptophan--tRNA ligase: MKRVFSGVKPTGHLTLGNYLGAMQRWSAVDQHEADALFCIVDLHALTVDHDPGRVRRLSRQAATLLLAAGLDPKLCTVFAQSHVDEHARLSYLLECVATDGEMRRMIQYKEKAAVERARGGSVRLSLLTYPVLMAADILAYGTDDVPVGDDQAQHVELARDLAVRFNQRYGHTFVVPRATLPKVATRVMNLQEPTSKMGKSDDVGPGIVYLLDEPEVIRKKVMRAVTDSGRDVAYDREARPGVSNLLEILAACGSGNPEALAGVYESYGSLKKDTAEAVVELLRPVQQRHKELCADPAYVEGVLREGAAKAREMARPRVDAAYRAIGLLPAM, encoded by the coding sequence ATGAAGCGGGTCTTCAGCGGGGTCAAGCCGACCGGGCATCTGACGTTGGGGAACTACCTGGGGGCGATGCAGCGCTGGAGTGCGGTCGATCAGCACGAGGCCGACGCGCTGTTCTGCATCGTCGACCTGCACGCGCTGACCGTGGACCACGATCCCGGCCGGGTACGCAGGCTCAGTAGGCAGGCGGCCACGCTGCTGCTGGCCGCTGGGCTCGATCCGAAGCTGTGCACCGTCTTCGCGCAGAGTCATGTGGATGAGCACGCGCGACTGTCGTACCTGCTGGAGTGCGTGGCCACGGACGGCGAGATGCGGCGAATGATCCAGTACAAGGAGAAGGCCGCGGTCGAGCGGGCCCGGGGAGGGAGTGTGCGGCTGTCGCTGCTGACGTATCCCGTACTGATGGCGGCGGACATCCTGGCGTACGGGACCGACGACGTGCCGGTGGGCGACGACCAGGCACAGCATGTGGAGCTGGCGCGGGATCTGGCGGTGCGGTTCAACCAGCGGTACGGGCACACGTTCGTGGTGCCGCGGGCCACGCTTCCGAAGGTGGCGACTCGGGTCATGAACCTGCAGGAGCCGACGTCGAAGATGGGGAAGTCGGACGACGTGGGGCCCGGGATCGTCTATCTGCTCGACGAGCCAGAGGTGATCCGGAAGAAGGTCATGCGGGCCGTGACCGACAGCGGGCGGGATGTGGCGTACGACCGGGAGGCCCGGCCAGGGGTCTCGAATCTGCTGGAGATTCTCGCGGCGTGTGGAAGTGGGAACCCGGAGGCCTTGGCCGGTGTATATGAGTCGTACGGATCTTTGAAGAAGGACACCGCCGAGGCCGTGGTGGAGCTCCTCAGGCCCGTACAGCAGAGGCACAAGGAGTTGTGCGCGGATCCTGCGTACGTGGAGGGGGTGTTGCGGGAGGGTGCGGCGAAGGCCAGGGAGATGGCGAGGCCGAGGGTGGACGCGGCGTACCGGGCGATCGGGCTGCTGCCGGCGATGTGA
- a CDS encoding HAD family hydrolase: protein MRYELVIFDNDGVLVDSEPISNTLLAAYLTELGHPTSYEESLRDYMGAAMHRVHDIVEERTGERLPADFDDVFHARVFAAFERELEPVSGAVEVLEKLAADGVPYCVASSGSHERIRVGHRKTGLDRWFDDGRIFSSQDVGRGKPAPDLFLHAAERMGVPPEKCLVVEDSPLGVRAAVAAGMDVYGFTAMTPAERLVGADRLFGDMGELIGLLQS, encoded by the coding sequence ATGCGCTACGAACTGGTGATCTTCGACAACGACGGCGTCCTCGTGGACAGTGAGCCGATCTCCAATACACTGCTGGCCGCCTATCTCACCGAGCTGGGGCACCCCACCTCGTACGAGGAGTCCCTGCGCGACTACATGGGCGCCGCCATGCACCGCGTACACGACATCGTCGAGGAGCGGACCGGGGAGCGGCTGCCTGCCGACTTCGACGATGTCTTTCATGCGCGGGTGTTCGCCGCCTTCGAGCGGGAGCTGGAGCCGGTGTCGGGGGCCGTGGAGGTCCTGGAGAAGCTGGCCGCGGACGGAGTCCCCTACTGTGTGGCGTCGTCAGGGAGCCATGAGCGGATCCGGGTGGGGCATCGGAAGACCGGTCTTGACCGATGGTTCGACGACGGGCGGATCTTCAGCTCGCAGGACGTGGGGCGGGGGAAGCCGGCGCCCGATCTGTTTCTTCACGCGGCTGAGCGTATGGGGGTGCCGCCGGAGAAGTGCCTTGTCGTCGAGGACAGTCCGCTCGGGGTGCGGGCGGCCGTAGCGGCAGGGATGGATGTGTACGGGTTCACGGCGATGACGCCGGCCGAGCGGTTGGTGGGGGCGGACCGGCTCTTCGGGGACATGGGCGAGCTGATCGGCCTGCTTCAGAGCTGA
- a CDS encoding MFS transporter gives MTDVLRRGRASLAFSFFAQGVAFALLVTRIPAIQDRYGISDALLPAFLAAVPILAGVGSVCTEQLVKRVPPSHVLRWSQPVVLLALLGVGAGDGLWAIGLSLAAFGLAVGSLDASMNMLGVSLQHRYGRSIMLGFHAAFSLGGIVGASLAWVGAHWDLALFVSYLPVVVVLLPAAFVGSRWYVDGSGSEAEVKAQGEDGSGGGGVGFKLLLPLCLVMAVAYIGDSTVSNWSAKYLQDVLGSSEQLATVPYNVYMVTTLIGRAVGDFGVRRFGAVMVVRAGAVVAAVGFAVVAGAPGAWVGMLGFTLLGFGLCVIVPQTFAAAGRLFPGAADAAVARLNIFNYVGFLIGSPLVGALGDAWSYRGAMLVPMVLVLVTLVYAKSFASEPSRYGDGHERPRTADVGRGSNGL, from the coding sequence ATGACAGATGTGCTGCGGCGTGGCCGGGCTTCTTTGGCATTCAGCTTCTTCGCCCAGGGCGTCGCCTTCGCGCTGCTCGTGACACGAATACCCGCGATCCAGGACCGGTACGGGATATCCGACGCGTTGCTGCCCGCCTTCCTCGCGGCCGTCCCGATCCTGGCCGGGGTCGGCAGCGTCTGCACCGAGCAGTTGGTGAAGAGGGTGCCGCCCAGCCACGTACTGCGCTGGTCGCAGCCGGTAGTGCTGCTGGCGCTGCTCGGGGTGGGGGCCGGCGACGGGCTGTGGGCGATCGGGCTGTCGCTCGCCGCCTTCGGGCTGGCCGTCGGGTCGCTCGACGCGTCCATGAACATGCTCGGGGTGAGTCTTCAGCACAGGTACGGGCGCAGCATCATGCTCGGGTTCCATGCGGCGTTCAGCCTGGGCGGGATCGTCGGGGCGTCGCTCGCGTGGGTGGGGGCGCACTGGGATCTGGCGTTGTTCGTGTCGTATCTGCCGGTGGTCGTGGTGCTGTTGCCCGCGGCGTTCGTGGGGAGCCGGTGGTACGTCGACGGGAGCGGGTCCGAGGCCGAGGTGAAGGCGCAGGGCGAGGACGGGAGCGGTGGTGGCGGCGTCGGGTTCAAGTTGCTGCTGCCTCTGTGTCTGGTGATGGCCGTCGCGTACATCGGGGACTCGACCGTCTCCAACTGGAGCGCCAAATATCTGCAGGACGTGCTCGGCAGTTCGGAGCAGCTCGCGACCGTTCCGTACAACGTCTATATGGTCACCACGCTGATCGGGCGGGCCGTCGGGGACTTCGGGGTGCGGCGGTTCGGGGCCGTCATGGTGGTGCGGGCCGGAGCGGTGGTCGCGGCGGTGGGGTTCGCGGTGGTGGCGGGGGCGCCGGGGGCCTGGGTCGGGATGCTCGGCTTCACGCTGCTGGGGTTCGGGTTGTGCGTGATCGTGCCGCAGACCTTCGCGGCCGCCGGACGGCTCTTCCCCGGGGCTGCGGATGCGGCCGTCGCTCGACTGAATATCTTCAACTATGTGGGGTTCTTGATCGGTTCGCCCTTGGTGGGGGCTCTGGGTGATGCGTGGAGTTATCGGGGGGCCATGCTCGTGCCGATGGTGTTGGTGCTGGTGACGTTGGTGTACGCCAAGTCGTTCGCCTCTGAACCTTCCCGATACGGTGACGGGCATGAGCGGCCGCGCACAGCTGATGTGGGACGAGGCAGTAACGGGCTATGA
- a CDS encoding acetoin utilization protein AcuC: MSGRAQLMWDEAVTGYDFGPDHPMDPVRLALTRRLVDAFGLDREVEVVSAKPAGDSTLRLVHREDYIEAVKAASADPRSADGAYGLGTMDDPAFAGMHEVSALIAGQSVGAAEAVWRGEALHAVNFAGGLHHAMPGGASGFCIYNDASLAIARLLELGAERVVYVDVDVHHGDGVQAAFWEDPRVLTVSLHEHPRTLFPQTGWPEETGAASAEGSAVNVALPAGTGDAGWLRAFHSVVPELVADFRPQVLVTQHGADTHFEDPLAHLAVSLDAQRAVQVACHELAHEYAEGRWVALGGGGYAVVDVVPRSWTHLVAVAAGREIAPETVVPEGWRQEVFARTRQLAPARMTDGRWPVSWKGWESGYDPADRLDQAVLAARRAVFPLRGLLA, translated from the coding sequence ATGAGCGGCCGCGCACAGCTGATGTGGGACGAGGCAGTAACGGGCTATGACTTCGGCCCGGATCATCCGATGGATCCGGTCCGGTTGGCGCTGACCCGGCGACTGGTCGATGCCTTCGGGCTCGACCGGGAGGTGGAGGTCGTCTCGGCCAAGCCGGCCGGGGACTCGACCCTGCGGCTTGTGCACCGGGAGGACTACATCGAGGCGGTCAAGGCCGCCTCTGCGGATCCGAGGAGCGCGGACGGGGCGTACGGGCTGGGGACCATGGACGATCCCGCCTTCGCCGGGATGCACGAGGTGTCCGCGCTGATCGCCGGGCAGTCGGTGGGGGCCGCCGAGGCCGTGTGGCGGGGTGAGGCGCTGCACGCGGTGAACTTCGCGGGTGGGCTGCATCATGCGATGCCCGGGGGTGCGTCGGGGTTCTGCATCTACAACGACGCCTCGTTGGCCATCGCGCGGTTGCTGGAGCTCGGGGCCGAGCGGGTCGTGTACGTGGATGTGGACGTGCATCACGGGGACGGGGTGCAGGCCGCGTTCTGGGAGGATCCGCGGGTGCTGACCGTGTCGTTGCACGAGCATCCGCGGACGCTGTTTCCGCAGACGGGGTGGCCGGAGGAGACCGGGGCCGCGTCGGCGGAGGGGTCCGCGGTGAACGTGGCGTTGCCGGCCGGGACCGGGGACGCGGGGTGGTTGCGGGCCTTTCACTCCGTCGTGCCGGAGTTGGTCGCGGACTTTCGGCCGCAGGTGCTGGTCACTCAGCACGGGGCCGATACGCACTTCGAGGATCCGCTCGCTCATCTTGCCGTGTCGTTGGATGCGCAGCGGGCTGTGCAGGTGGCCTGTCATGAGCTGGCGCACGAGTACGCCGAGGGGCGGTGGGTCGCTCTTGGTGGGGGCGGGTATGCCGTGGTGGATGTGGTGCCTCGGTCGTGGACGCATCTGGTGGCTGTCGCGGCGGGGCGGGAGATTGCGCCGGAGACGGTGGTTCCTGAGGGGTGGCGGCAGGAGGTTTTCGCTCGTACGCGGCAGTTGGCGCCTGCGCGGATGACTGATGGGCGGTGGCCTGTGTCGTGGAAGGGGTGGGAGTCGGGGTATGACCCCGCCGACCGTCTTGACCAGGCTGTGCTGGCTGCGCGGCGGGCTGTGTTTCCGTTGCGGGGGTTGCTGGCGTAG
- a CDS encoding phosphatase, whose product MLSCGALRAHLLAARLAGTVATSREASLRSYRLFAARDPRVMIGLDPEWTWEQPDLIALMADKCGVSPDPRHVSGPDVIDPERTLAALDAFAARLAEAARNRSPVLLGTGHPHRLIGFYAALADALSAAGCTVLTPAHGHSVDITTRFGLRTYNLDYVRGVALVREPGAWDPGRETGAHTHSPLPVRTVLATAAEVGGPLPELVVGDHGWVCGAGQLGFEAIGLGDTDDPALFVGEAEGRVSVVVPLDDAVRSDYYRPLTRYVLNRACLSQ is encoded by the coding sequence GTGTTGAGTTGTGGAGCGTTGCGGGCGCATTTGCTGGCGGCGAGGCTGGCGGGGACGGTGGCCACCTCGCGGGAGGCGAGTCTCAGGAGCTATCGCTTGTTCGCCGCGCGGGATCCGCGGGTGATGATCGGGCTTGACCCCGAATGGACATGGGAACAACCGGATCTGATCGCTTTGATGGCGGACAAGTGTGGAGTGTCGCCCGATCCGCGGCACGTCTCTGGCCCCGATGTGATCGATCCTGAGCGAACCCTGGCGGCTCTTGACGCCTTCGCCGCCCGGCTTGCGGAAGCCGCACGGAACCGTTCCCCGGTGCTGCTTGGCACCGGACACCCGCACCGGCTGATCGGTTTCTACGCCGCGCTCGCGGACGCTCTGTCGGCGGCGGGGTGTACCGTCCTCACCCCCGCGCATGGTCACTCTGTCGACATAACGACCCGGTTCGGTCTACGCACGTACAACCTTGACTACGTACGAGGAGTCGCGCTGGTGCGCGAACCCGGGGCGTGGGACCCCGGTCGTGAGACCGGCGCGCACACGCACTCTCCCCTCCCGGTTCGTACCGTTCTGGCCACCGCGGCGGAGGTCGGCGGACCCCTCCCGGAACTCGTGGTGGGAGACCACGGCTGGGTCTGCGGAGCAGGTCAGCTGGGGTTCGAGGCCATTGGCCTGGGTGACACCGACGATCCCGCGCTGTTCGTCGGAGAGGCAGAGGGGCGGGTGTCCGTCGTCGTTCCACTTGATGACGCTGTGCGGTCTGATTACTACCGACCGCTTACTCGCTATGTACTCAATCGAGCGTGTCTGTCACAGTAG
- a CDS encoding helix-turn-helix domain-containing protein translates to MAAGERPLNEVQFLTVAEVASVMRVSKMTVYRLVHSGHLPAIRVGRSFRVPEQAVHEYLRESYVGVETA, encoded by the coding sequence ATGGCTGCTGGCGAGAGGCCTCTGAACGAGGTTCAGTTCCTTACCGTGGCGGAAGTCGCCTCGGTGATGCGAGTGTCGAAGATGACCGTGTACCGCTTGGTGCACAGCGGTCATCTGCCCGCGATCCGGGTCGGGAGGTCATTCCGCGTCCCGGAGCAAGCGGTTCACGAGTACCTTCGCGAGTCCTACGTGGGGGTGGAGACAGCCTGA
- a CDS encoding 30S ribosomal protein bS22, with product MGSVIKKRRKRMAKKKHRKLLKRTRVQRRNKK from the coding sequence GTGGGCTCTGTTATCAAGAAGCGGCGCAAGCGGATGGCGAAGAAGAAGCACCGCAAGCTGCTCAAGCGCACTCGCGTTCAGCGTCGCAACAAGAAGTAA
- a CDS encoding NAD-dependent epimerase/dehydratase family protein, with product MGKVVLVTGVARQLGGRFVRRIQRDPEVDRVVAVDAVPPEHHLGGADFVRADIRQPAIARVLAEHSVDTVVHLDVTATPLGGGSRTTVKETNVIGTMQLLGACQKSPTVKRLVVKSSTNVYGSAPRDPAVFTETTPPKSLPSGGFAKDTVEVEGYVRGFARRRPDVAVCVLRFANILGPSADSPLAAYFSLPVLPTVLGYDPRLQFVHEDDVIEVLRIASHEPRRGTLNSGTFNIAGDGVLLLSQCARRLGRPTVPVLMPAVSWVGSALRTLGMTDFSPEQLRLLTHGRVVATRQMRETLGYGPRYTTAETFADFARSRGPGLLPPEALAGAVDRIAALPVLGGGHLPTQSAN from the coding sequence TTGGGGAAGGTCGTGCTCGTGACCGGAGTGGCCCGTCAGTTGGGGGGCCGGTTCGTACGACGGATCCAGCGTGACCCCGAGGTGGACAGGGTGGTCGCCGTGGACGCGGTCCCGCCGGAGCACCACCTGGGCGGCGCCGACTTCGTACGGGCCGACATAAGGCAGCCCGCCATCGCCAGGGTGCTCGCGGAGCACTCCGTGGACACGGTGGTGCACCTGGACGTGACCGCCACGCCGCTGGGCGGTGGCAGCCGGACCACGGTCAAGGAGACCAACGTCATCGGCACCATGCAGCTGCTGGGTGCCTGCCAGAAGTCGCCGACGGTCAAGCGGCTCGTCGTGAAGTCCAGTACCAACGTGTACGGGTCGGCGCCGCGCGATCCGGCCGTCTTCACCGAGACCACTCCGCCCAAGTCGCTGCCCAGCGGCGGCTTCGCGAAGGACACGGTCGAGGTCGAGGGGTATGTGCGTGGGTTCGCGCGGCGGCGGCCCGACGTCGCCGTGTGTGTGCTGCGGTTCGCGAACATCCTCGGGCCGAGCGCGGACTCGCCGCTCGCCGCGTACTTCTCGCTGCCCGTGCTGCCGACCGTGCTCGGCTACGACCCGCGGCTGCAGTTCGTGCACGAGGACGACGTGATCGAGGTGCTGCGGATCGCCTCGCACGAGCCGCGCCGCGGCACGCTCAACAGCGGTACGTTCAACATCGCCGGCGACGGTGTCCTGCTGCTCTCGCAGTGCGCGCGGCGGCTCGGCCGGCCCACGGTTCCCGTGCTGATGCCCGCGGTGAGCTGGGTGGGCTCGGCGCTGCGTACGCTGGGCATGACGGACTTCTCGCCCGAGCAGCTGCGGCTGCTCACCCACGGCCGGGTCGTGGCGACCCGGCAGATGCGCGAGACGCTCGGCTACGGTCCCAGGTACACGACCGCGGAGACCTTCGCGGACTTCGCACGCAGCCGAGGGCCCGGACTCCTGCCCCCCGAGGCCCTTGCGGGGGCCGTCGACCGGATCGCGGCACTGCCTGTACTCGGCGGTGGCCACCTCCCGACGCAGAGCGCCAACTGA
- a CDS encoding lysophospholipid acyltransferase family protein: MADAKVIPFDDDRSRGSAVQRPPRRRGAGNRRKGEPVVVREVQPLPARTIPQDDVPVTREEPAAVEKPQENGWDRRIAGGLAFLRRRLTGEYEVDDFGYDQELTDQVLMSMLRPLYEKYFRVEVKGIENIPSEGGALIVANHSGTLPLDGLMMQVAVHDNHPDGRHLRLLAADLVFMLPVVNELARKAGHTLACAEDAERLLERGELVGVMPEGFKGIGKPFSERYKLQRFGRGGFVSTALRQGTPIIPCSIVGAEEIYPMIGNSKTLARLLGFPYFPITPTFPWLGPLGGVPLPTKWTIQFGEPILTDGYPPEAAEDPMLMFNLTDQVREQIQHTLYKLLVQRRSVFF, from the coding sequence ATGGCGGACGCCAAGGTCATTCCGTTCGACGACGACCGGTCCCGCGGGAGTGCCGTACAGCGGCCGCCGCGGCGCCGGGGCGCGGGGAACAGGCGCAAGGGCGAGCCCGTGGTGGTTCGTGAGGTCCAGCCCCTGCCCGCACGAACGATTCCGCAGGATGATGTTCCTGTGACGCGTGAGGAACCGGCTGCTGTGGAGAAGCCGCAGGAGAATGGCTGGGACCGGCGCATTGCCGGCGGTCTGGCCTTCCTGCGGCGGCGACTGACGGGTGAGTACGAGGTCGACGACTTCGGTTACGACCAGGAGCTCACCGACCAGGTACTGATGTCGATGCTGCGGCCCCTCTACGAGAAGTACTTTCGCGTCGAGGTGAAGGGCATCGAGAACATCCCGTCGGAGGGTGGGGCGCTGATCGTCGCCAACCACTCCGGGACGCTGCCGCTGGACGGCCTGATGATGCAGGTCGCCGTCCACGACAACCACCCCGACGGCCGTCATCTGCGGCTCCTCGCGGCCGACCTGGTCTTCATGCTGCCGGTGGTCAACGAACTGGCCCGCAAGGCCGGTCACACGCTCGCCTGCGCGGAGGACGCCGAACGGCTCCTGGAGCGCGGCGAGCTGGTGGGCGTGATGCCGGAGGGCTTCAAGGGCATCGGCAAGCCGTTCAGCGAGCGCTACAAGCTCCAGCGCTTCGGCCGCGGCGGCTTCGTGTCGACGGCCCTGCGCCAGGGCACCCCGATCATCCCGTGCTCCATCGTGGGCGCGGAGGAGATCTACCCGATGATCGGCAACTCCAAGACGCTGGCCCGTCTCCTCGGCTTCCCGTACTTCCCGATCACGCCCACGTTCCCGTGGCTGGGCCCGCTCGGCGGCGTCCCGCTCCCCACGAAGTGGACGATCCAGTTCGGCGAGCCGATCCTGACCGACGGCTACCCGCCGGAGGCGGCAGAGGATCCCATGCTCATGTTCAACCTGACGGACCAGGTGAGGGAACAGATCCAGCACACGCTCTACAAGCTTCTGGTGCAGCGGCGGTCGGTGTTCTTCTGA
- a CDS encoding DUF5667 domain-containing protein, with protein MIANVSAHRRANAFAQALEEQPDRGTAAEQSEGPAPAAVDRPEQGRMLSLATGLGELPKPELDPEVKVVQRAQLVAAMEAMLQEGTAAGGGAADPSVPEQRSHRGRGAHRATGLGKLRPRSRLSKGLAAGGLTVGVAAGAFSGVAAASSDALPGDSLYGLKRGMEDLKLGMADGEGDRGRLYLDQASTRLSEARRLMERGRSGPLDHESLGEIRRALSGMQHDASEGHRLLHEAYERDPDSLGPIQTLSAFSQSHRDAWGALRDRLPVQLGDVSRQVSSVFDAIDEEVEPLRSLLPQPPSPEGTGRHRGASSDATDSSRTDRPAAPSATGGGSSDGTGSSSGNPKPSTSKTQDDGLLGGNTGGLLDPPEDETSASPSGRNTPPAEPDVTLPPLLPGLLPGLGIDSEDAD; from the coding sequence GTGATCGCGAACGTATCGGCGCACCGGCGGGCGAACGCCTTCGCCCAGGCCCTGGAAGAGCAGCCCGACCGGGGCACGGCGGCCGAGCAGTCCGAAGGCCCTGCTCCGGCCGCCGTGGACCGGCCCGAGCAGGGCCGGATGCTGTCCCTGGCGACCGGCCTCGGCGAACTGCCCAAACCGGAGCTGGACCCCGAGGTCAAGGTCGTCCAGCGGGCCCAGCTGGTGGCCGCGATGGAGGCCATGCTCCAGGAGGGCACGGCCGCGGGAGGCGGGGCGGCGGACCCTTCGGTGCCCGAGCAGCGTTCCCACCGGGGCCGGGGCGCGCACCGGGCGACCGGTCTTGGGAAGTTGCGACCGCGTTCCCGGCTGTCGAAGGGGCTTGCCGCGGGCGGGCTCACCGTGGGTGTGGCCGCCGGAGCCTTCAGCGGTGTCGCCGCTGCCAGTTCCGACGCCCTGCCCGGTGATTCGCTCTACGGGCTCAAGCGCGGCATGGAGGACCTCAAGCTGGGCATGGCCGACGGCGAGGGCGACCGCGGCCGGCTCTACCTCGACCAGGCCTCCACCCGGCTGAGCGAGGCGCGCCGCCTGATGGAGCGCGGCCGCTCGGGGCCCCTCGACCACGAGTCCCTGGGCGAGATCCGGCGCGCGCTGTCCGGCATGCAGCACGACGCCTCCGAGGGCCACCGCCTGCTGCACGAGGCCTATGAGCGGGACCCGGACTCCCTGGGCCCCATCCAGACCCTCTCCGCCTTCTCCCAGTCGCACCGCGACGCCTGGGGTGCCCTGCGCGACCGGCTGCCCGTGCAGCTCGGCGACGTCAGCCGCCAGGTCAGCTCGGTCTTCGACGCCATAGACGAAGAGGTCGAGCCGCTGCGCTCGCTGCTCCCGCAGCCGCCCTCCCCGGAGGGCACCGGCCGCCACCGCGGCGCGAGCTCGGACGCCACCGACTCGTCCCGTACGGACCGTCCGGCCGCGCCCAGCGCCACCGGCGGCGGCTCGTCGGACGGCACCGGCTCCAGCAGCGGCAACCCCAAGCCGTCCACGTCCAAGACCCAGGACGACGGCCTGCTCGGCGGCAACACCGGCGGCCTCCTGGACCCGCCCGAGGACGAAACCAGCGCCTCCCCGTCCGGCAGGAACACCCCACCGGCAGAGCCGGACGTGACGCTGCCGCCCCTGCTCCCGGGCCTGCTCCCGGGCCTGGGAATCGACAGCGAGGACGCGGACTAG